Proteins from one Gimesia maris genomic window:
- a CDS encoding class I SAM-dependent methyltransferase, which yields MTSEFPSELDCFKQLYQQPEIFEIIREHSGSEFHLQKQLRKTYAEDAVRAALTLAELRKRGRAKFSRADQMWFDRKSLEQATPELVSQHKATRFSGMVYDFCCGMGGDLVALGEYAAVTGVDISPVLCQFAAWNSEVYGVSSSVNLLNQRLEEIQDRQGRLHIDPDRRPHSGGKVIRIEDYLPGLETLQELISQFQGGAIKLSPASNFAGKFPGTEAELISLNGECKEATIWFGDLAGAHEYRATTISKAGQIDSIAGHPMDDFVEITDADNYVYDPDPAVVRSGLLDVAAAQAGLSRLDPEEEYLTSTDAVDSPFFRRFRILEELSTNDREIRKYFRNANFGQLEIKCRRIPVGIEALRRKLSLKGDEAGVLIIARLQGKSRALVCERE from the coding sequence ATGACCAGTGAGTTCCCCTCCGAGCTTGATTGTTTTAAGCAGTTGTATCAACAACCTGAAATCTTTGAAATCATTCGCGAACACTCTGGTTCGGAATTTCATCTGCAGAAACAGTTACGCAAGACTTACGCTGAAGATGCTGTTCGTGCTGCGCTCACGCTGGCAGAATTACGCAAGCGGGGGCGAGCCAAGTTTTCCCGTGCAGACCAGATGTGGTTTGATCGCAAAAGTCTGGAGCAGGCAACACCGGAACTGGTGTCACAACATAAAGCGACCCGGTTTTCCGGGATGGTATATGATTTCTGTTGTGGAATGGGCGGCGACCTGGTGGCGCTGGGGGAGTATGCGGCCGTCACCGGAGTTGATATTTCACCAGTTCTCTGCCAGTTCGCAGCCTGGAACAGTGAAGTTTATGGGGTTTCCAGTTCCGTCAATTTACTGAACCAGCGTCTGGAAGAAATACAGGATCGCCAGGGGAGACTGCACATCGATCCGGATCGACGTCCTCATTCAGGTGGGAAGGTCATTCGCATCGAAGACTATCTGCCTGGGCTGGAGACGCTGCAGGAATTGATATCACAGTTTCAAGGTGGTGCCATCAAACTCAGTCCAGCCAGTAATTTCGCCGGCAAGTTTCCCGGGACCGAGGCCGAACTGATCAGCCTGAACGGGGAGTGTAAAGAAGCGACCATCTGGTTTGGAGACCTGGCGGGCGCGCACGAATATCGGGCAACTACAATTTCCAAAGCCGGGCAGATCGACAGTATTGCCGGTCACCCCATGGATGACTTTGTTGAGATTACTGATGCGGACAACTATGTCTATGATCCAGATCCGGCAGTGGTTCGTTCTGGATTACTGGATGTCGCCGCTGCGCAGGCAGGCTTGAGTCGCCTGGATCCGGAAGAGGAATACCTGACTTCGACTGATGCCGTAGATTCACCTTTTTTCAGACGATTTCGGATTCTGGAAGAACTTTCGACCAATGACCGTGAAATCCGAAAGTATTTTCGAAACGCCAATTTTGGTCAGCTCGAAATCAAATGTCGGCGGATACCGGTTGGCATCGAGGCACTCCGTCGAAAGCTGTCACTGAAAGGGGATGAAGCCGGTGTGCTGATCATCGCCCGTCTGCAGGGCAAGTCGCGTGCTCTGGTTTGCGAACGGGAATAA
- a CDS encoding Gfo/Idh/MocA family protein: protein METMNGQLNRKLRMALVGGGQGSFIGRVHSIAACLDNRAELVAGALSSNPEKAKASAPAYDIKPDRAYGSIEELVEKESALPEDQRIDFISIATPNFTHFPIAKTAVEAGFNVICDKPMTFDLKQAEELKSLVEKSGVVFAVSHNYTGYPLVRMAREMILNGEFGEIQAVRSNYIQGWLRSRLEQEDQKQAAWRTDPAKSGAAGAFGDIATHAYNLGRYMTGLLPAEISCNLKIFAPGRQLDDYGHAVIRFQNGALGTVTASQISHGRENDLFIEVDGTKGALSWRQEEPNQMIVRRNGQPHSIYTRDPNAPFMNETGAAACRLPAGHPEAFFEAFANIYRSAFDAMINRITGQPFEPKNTIYPNVYDGVEGMFFIQQSVASSQENGAWLPFECDSARS from the coding sequence ATGGAAACAATGAACGGTCAGCTGAATCGTAAATTGCGGATGGCACTGGTGGGTGGGGGACAAGGTTCGTTTATCGGTCGAGTCCATTCCATTGCTGCCTGTCTGGATAATCGTGCGGAACTGGTTGCCGGGGCACTTTCTTCCAATCCTGAGAAGGCGAAAGCATCTGCACCAGCCTATGATATCAAACCTGACCGCGCTTATGGTTCCATTGAAGAACTCGTTGAAAAAGAGTCAGCACTTCCTGAAGATCAGCGGATCGATTTCATCAGTATCGCGACTCCGAATTTTACCCACTTTCCCATCGCGAAAACGGCTGTCGAAGCCGGCTTCAATGTCATCTGCGATAAGCCGATGACCTTCGATCTGAAACAGGCGGAAGAGCTGAAGTCACTCGTGGAAAAATCGGGAGTTGTATTTGCGGTCAGTCATAACTATACCGGGTATCCGCTCGTGCGAATGGCTCGCGAGATGATTCTGAATGGGGAATTCGGCGAGATTCAGGCCGTCCGATCCAACTACATTCAAGGCTGGTTACGATCCCGACTGGAACAGGAAGATCAGAAACAGGCTGCGTGGCGAACCGATCCAGCAAAGTCAGGTGCAGCGGGTGCCTTCGGTGATATCGCGACCCACGCGTACAATCTGGGACGCTATATGACAGGTCTGTTGCCAGCAGAAATTTCCTGTAATTTGAAAATCTTTGCACCGGGGCGACAGTTGGATGATTATGGTCACGCTGTCATTCGTTTTCAGAACGGTGCGCTCGGAACTGTGACTGCCAGCCAGATCTCGCATGGTCGTGAAAATGATTTGTTCATCGAAGTTGATGGCACCAAGGGGGCATTATCCTGGAGACAGGAAGAGCCTAATCAGATGATTGTCCGCCGCAATGGTCAGCCACATTCGATTTATACACGCGACCCGAATGCACCGTTCATGAACGAAACGGGGGCAGCTGCCTGTCGTTTACCAGCCGGGCACCCCGAAGCGTTTTTCGAAGCATTCGCGAATATTTACCGATCTGCTTTTGATGCGATGATTAATCGAATTACCGGTCAACCTTTTGAACCGAAAAACACAATTTATCCGAATGTCTATGACGGCGTGGAAGGAATGTTTTTCATTCAACAGTCTGTTGCCAGCAGTCAGGAAAACGGGGCCTGGTTACCTTTTGAATGTGACAGTGCCCGGAGTTAA
- a CDS encoding dicarboxylate/amino acid:cation symporter, which translates to MKKIPLHFQILIALILGTILGLIFNPGEISLEDQTLTLTPVAGGFEVVQKTAEQDPQEYDFANREQLLKRFPELKGLFVTGEPEKTVSVKVTGRLIHIVDAARKITLTYTRNVDQKKTVTSISADSGEELGKQYPEWKAAYEKYGTGISQTVMGVSKWLGDLFLRLLKMVTIPLIVTSLITGIASLGNATRFGAMFSRTLLYYFCTSLLAICTGIFVVNLIRPGIGAELPGGSGSLSSGTESVGSIFLDMVDRLIPTNIIHSLGEGEFLSIISFSMLTGIFIIIVGGKHAKVMTDFFQAGFEVMMRMTMFVISLAPIGVLAFMVYAVSSQGIEIFKTLSWYMLSVFFALLIHSVVILPCLLKFVARRSPLEFARAMSPALMTAFSTASSNGTLPLTMSCVEENAGISNEVSSFVLPLGATINMDGTALYEAVAVMFIAQAYTGVVMPLEQQILVAVTALLASIGAAGIPHAGLVMMAIVLQAVGLPLEAQGVIIAVDRILDMCRTSVNVWSDSCGCAIIERYR; encoded by the coding sequence ATGAAGAAAATCCCACTGCATTTTCAGATTCTAATCGCTTTAATCCTGGGAACGATTCTCGGCTTAATCTTCAACCCGGGGGAAATCTCTCTTGAAGATCAAACCTTAACGCTCACTCCGGTTGCAGGTGGCTTTGAGGTTGTTCAAAAAACAGCAGAACAGGATCCACAGGAGTATGACTTCGCAAACCGGGAACAGCTGCTAAAGCGTTTTCCGGAACTGAAAGGCCTGTTTGTTACAGGAGAACCTGAAAAAACGGTATCTGTCAAGGTGACCGGGCGTCTGATTCATATCGTGGATGCAGCCAGGAAAATCACACTCACGTATACCCGGAATGTCGATCAGAAAAAAACGGTTACCTCTATTTCCGCTGACAGCGGTGAAGAACTGGGAAAACAGTATCCTGAGTGGAAAGCAGCTTACGAAAAATATGGAACAGGAATTTCACAAACTGTAATGGGCGTCTCCAAATGGCTGGGTGATCTGTTCCTGCGCTTATTGAAGATGGTGACGATCCCACTGATTGTCACTTCCCTGATTACGGGGATTGCCAGTCTGGGAAACGCGACCCGTTTCGGAGCAATGTTCTCCCGGACGTTGCTGTATTATTTTTGTACGAGCCTGTTGGCGATCTGTACCGGTATTTTCGTGGTTAATCTGATCCGACCTGGTATTGGCGCAGAGCTGCCTGGCGGCAGTGGATCACTTTCGTCAGGCACGGAATCGGTCGGTTCTATTTTTCTGGATATGGTGGATCGACTCATACCGACCAACATTATTCATTCGCTGGGTGAGGGAGAATTTCTTTCGATCATCTCATTCAGCATGTTGACTGGCATCTTTATCATTATCGTCGGTGGCAAACACGCGAAAGTAATGACGGATTTCTTTCAGGCCGGCTTTGAAGTCATGATGCGGATGACCATGTTCGTGATCAGCCTGGCCCCCATTGGCGTGCTGGCGTTTATGGTGTATGCGGTTTCCTCCCAGGGAATTGAGATCTTTAAGACTCTGTCCTGGTACATGCTTTCCGTCTTTTTCGCTTTATTGATCCACTCGGTGGTGATTTTGCCATGTCTGCTTAAGTTTGTGGCGCGGCGGTCCCCGCTGGAATTCGCACGCGCGATGAGCCCGGCACTGATGACCGCGTTCTCGACGGCTTCTTCCAACGGTACACTACCGCTGACGATGAGTTGTGTGGAAGAGAATGCGGGTATCTCTAACGAAGTCAGTTCCTTTGTGCTGCCTCTGGGAGCCACGATTAACATGGACGGAACTGCGCTCTATGAAGCGGTGGCGGTGATGTTTATCGCTCAGGCTTATACTGGTGTGGTCATGCCTTTAGAGCAGCAGATTCTGGTAGCGGTGACCGCCTTGCTGGCCAGTATCGGAGCCGCGGGGATTCCTCATGCTGGCCTGGTGATGATGGCGATCGTACTCCAGGCGGTCGGTCTGCCTCTGGAAGCACAAGGAGTGATCATTGCCGTCGACCGAATTCTGGATATGTGCCGTACATCCGTTAACGTCTGGAGTGATTCCTGTGGATGTGCGATCATTGAACGGTATCGCTAA
- a CDS encoding PP2C family protein-serine/threonine phosphatase, translating into MEQVITQPLEWIHNICDQFTEITDWPLRFTPAKPGERKSLEAELCQSEKYCWYESIEDGKRTLGYLYLTLPDESANDHLFVTAIKFAELVGGLISQIETMNSSLESKTREVTTLVDVGLSATRQEGLQDALQKLLEAALQLTGFRAAGFFLLNSESNQLSLRVQYGLTAFEIPFHRRKLNESPPDLEAFAKDALIINRQENPAFSSWLPEGCLTGVCVSVQSESGPFGTLWAFDRRARHLKDRDIHILKSIGAQVSTILERAVLLRESQNQIRLKKELKVISESFPAELAQESHRERDFQAAVQTISHHEVGGDLCEFITLAPNITCFALGDASGDSIPAAVVMASVRGALRTLTEGPIEQAKDTRFVIGRINTALYHTSLPHQFMSMMYGVIDTKNRTFTYTNAGHPAPFWVHKGKITSLTSHGMLLGVTESNDYDYSVIPICTNDIIVGFSDGISEAMSSERKMFRSDGIMKVLENHIEDTAEEVMQGIWAKLQKHLEGGNDGDDRTLMVLKFARNAD; encoded by the coding sequence ATGGAACAGGTAATCACCCAGCCTCTGGAATGGATTCACAATATTTGTGATCAGTTTACGGAAATCACTGATTGGCCGTTGCGATTCACTCCTGCCAAACCAGGGGAACGAAAATCCCTGGAAGCCGAGTTGTGCCAAAGTGAAAAATACTGCTGGTATGAATCCATCGAAGATGGCAAAAGGACTCTGGGATATCTTTATCTGACTCTGCCTGACGAATCAGCAAACGATCATCTGTTTGTGACCGCGATCAAGTTTGCTGAACTGGTCGGGGGATTGATTTCTCAAATCGAAACGATGAACTCTTCTCTGGAATCGAAGACCAGGGAAGTGACGACGCTGGTGGATGTGGGGTTGTCAGCAACCAGACAGGAAGGGTTGCAGGATGCGTTACAGAAACTGCTGGAAGCAGCTTTGCAGTTAACCGGATTTCGCGCTGCCGGATTCTTTCTGTTAAATTCTGAATCAAACCAGTTGTCCCTGCGTGTACAATATGGTTTAACGGCTTTTGAGATTCCCTTTCATCGCCGAAAATTAAATGAATCCCCACCAGACCTTGAGGCGTTTGCGAAAGATGCCTTGATCATCAATCGACAGGAAAACCCTGCGTTTTCCAGCTGGTTACCCGAGGGGTGTCTGACAGGTGTCTGCGTCTCCGTCCAGTCGGAGTCCGGACCGTTTGGAACATTGTGGGCTTTTGACCGGCGTGCTCGACATTTAAAAGACCGGGATATTCATATCCTGAAATCAATTGGTGCCCAGGTCAGTACTATCTTAGAGCGTGCGGTTTTGCTGAGAGAAAGCCAGAATCAAATCCGCCTGAAAAAAGAGCTGAAGGTGATCTCGGAATCATTCCCGGCTGAACTGGCACAGGAATCTCATCGGGAACGCGATTTTCAGGCAGCAGTGCAGACGATCAGCCACCATGAAGTGGGAGGGGACTTATGCGAGTTCATCACCCTGGCACCCAACATCACCTGTTTTGCTCTGGGTGATGCTTCTGGCGACAGTATTCCTGCAGCGGTGGTGATGGCATCCGTCAGAGGTGCTTTGAGAACATTAACAGAAGGGCCGATTGAACAGGCAAAAGATACACGCTTTGTCATTGGTCGGATTAATACAGCCCTGTATCATACATCACTGCCGCATCAGTTCATGAGCATGATGTATGGAGTGATCGATACAAAAAATCGGACTTTCACTTATACCAACGCCGGTCATCCTGCACCGTTCTGGGTTCATAAAGGAAAAATCACCAGCCTGACTTCCCACGGAATGTTACTGGGAGTGACTGAGTCAAATGACTATGATTATTCAGTAATCCCGATCTGTACCAATGACATTATTGTTGGATTCAGTGACGGCATCAGCGAAGCCATGAGCAGTGAACGCAAGATGTTCCGTTCGGATGGTATTATGAAAGTCCTGGAAAACCACATCGAAGATACCGCGGAAGAAGTGATGCAGGGGATCTGGGCCAAACTGCAGAAACACCTGGAAGGTGGAAATGATGGCGATGACAGAACACTAATGGTTCTGAAATTTGCCCGCAATGCAGACTGA
- a CDS encoding GNAT family N-acetyltransferase — protein sequence MITVAEINDIDRLDHFRLAWRALLGKTKGATFAHSPEWLEHYWNHFGHNQKLRILFVTLGNKIIGIVPLVVKPVATKIGTVRVLTYPLDGWGTFYGQIGSNPAATMVTAMRHVHASRRDWDLIDLRYIDQEGHDRQRTLNSFKSVGFQSNQSVWQKSPLINTSEANWEDYLASRTDKTQQQIAKADQLSRKQGPIAFYRSRLEDPSAPGWNPRWDLWAEFQRMNFLDGNQLNIAGGHFSQNKKLSFLHDIHGPAVRSGTARIDALFVNHSLVACAYGLQHGSGTDYLAVGRRDTAPREVITTLITRMVQQSIQDGEPSLNLGLVGNRLSGMWSNQLQTSYRCSHFPITAPRSQLLRMNRWIQKPALQPMGKKKSKADSGINVSSAPKLTPPEKPDSCIEIADDAPQDWSGQHKVRSGSTEDRPRFRIVG from the coding sequence ATGATCACAGTTGCCGAAATCAACGATATCGATCGCCTCGATCATTTTCGACTGGCCTGGCGTGCTCTGCTGGGAAAGACCAAAGGAGCTACGTTTGCTCATTCTCCTGAATGGCTGGAACATTACTGGAACCACTTTGGTCACAACCAGAAACTACGGATTCTGTTTGTGACGCTGGGGAACAAAATCATCGGCATTGTCCCCCTGGTAGTGAAACCAGTGGCTACCAAAATCGGCACCGTGCGCGTTTTGACATACCCACTGGATGGCTGGGGAACATTTTACGGACAGATTGGTTCAAATCCCGCTGCCACCATGGTCACTGCAATGAGACACGTTCATGCTTCCAGGCGTGACTGGGATCTGATCGATTTAAGATATATCGACCAGGAAGGTCATGACCGTCAACGCACCTTGAACTCCTTCAAGTCCGTCGGATTTCAAAGCAATCAGAGTGTCTGGCAGAAAAGCCCTCTGATCAACACCAGTGAAGCAAACTGGGAAGACTATCTGGCTTCGCGCACTGATAAAACTCAACAGCAGATTGCTAAAGCAGATCAACTGTCCCGTAAACAGGGACCGATTGCATTTTATCGTTCGCGACTGGAAGATCCTTCAGCCCCCGGCTGGAACCCACGCTGGGACCTCTGGGCAGAATTCCAAAGGATGAACTTCCTGGATGGAAATCAGCTGAATATCGCTGGAGGTCATTTCTCGCAGAATAAAAAGCTTTCATTCCTGCATGACATCCACGGCCCTGCAGTTCGCTCGGGTACGGCCAGAATAGATGCGCTGTTTGTAAACCATTCGCTGGTTGCCTGTGCCTACGGTCTTCAACACGGCTCTGGAACAGATTATCTTGCTGTAGGCCGCCGCGATACTGCCCCCCGGGAAGTCATCACCACCCTGATAACGCGAATGGTACAACAGTCTATTCAGGATGGAGAACCATCACTCAACCTGGGATTGGTGGGGAACAGACTGTCCGGCATGTGGAGTAACCAGTTGCAGACCAGCTATCGTTGCTCCCATTTCCCGATCACGGCACCACGTTCGCAACTGTTGAGAATGAATCGCTGGATTCAAAAACCGGCACTGCAGCCGATGGGAAAGAAAAAATCGAAAGCAGACTCTGGAATCAACGTCAGCTCTGCACCAAAATTAACACCGCCGGAAAAGCCGGATTCCTGCATTGAAATTGCGGACGACGCACCACAGGACTGGTCTGGGCAGCATAAAGTGCGCAGCGGTTCAACAGAAGACCGTCCCCGTTTTCGGATCGTGGGCTAG
- a CDS encoding HEAT repeat domain-containing protein produces MRQLLTTVLFLGVSLFTSGIVSAQAPDLAPLIKDLASENEEQQASAAHRLGELGPLSKPAVPALIEVVKAGSVSARSEAIIALGKIGPAASAAVPELAKILRGYSIILKYNTLQALRGIGSASKPAAKQILPLLESNNSYLKIAAARTLWAVDPGNKENLQRIIKVLVDSLHVPINEIHSSAAVALAELGAPAVEPLLEQLKTEYKENHTEQCKQICDVFAHIGAQGEAAIPTLIKALKVENPELVWHAANALGAISAKPDEVVPALTPLLKNSSSEVRAHAAIALGNFGSAAKSAVPELIKLLADSELNVKLDAASALGSIGPDASSAVPALAKAMQDGPTALTLTSASALASIGKAAVPEVTKLLNKDSSLKLLAIHVLGEIGTESEESIPELLKLTKSDDTDIRETAIVSLGEIGPKAIKAEPELIKILKNSTGTTRNKAVYALSKIGSKKALPLIKKYAESDSDDERFRLVCAWALLREDPTNPEAVNAALPGLIKALSDENALLRREAASAIALSGPLAKSAVPSLKEALETEQDQRVTFEIITALAEIGPPAAAAIPLIKPYVNSEDMVLRVVATYALARFGKLSESAVPLLEKELKLHNEQENAVTLWALTKIDPSPARAKAAIPALTDLLTKHPNPDARVEAAISLGEFGIKTPEITQALKTAVKDKDPRVQKAAEEALKKLNS; encoded by the coding sequence TCTGGCCAGCGAGAACGAAGAACAGCAGGCGTCAGCCGCGCATCGTCTGGGAGAGTTAGGGCCTTTGTCCAAACCTGCCGTCCCGGCATTGATTGAAGTCGTCAAAGCGGGTTCTGTCTCTGCCCGGAGTGAAGCCATTATAGCTCTCGGAAAAATTGGACCTGCTGCATCAGCTGCTGTACCGGAACTTGCTAAAATATTACGTGGCTATTCCATCATTCTGAAATACAACACATTGCAGGCACTGCGGGGGATTGGTTCTGCTTCGAAACCGGCAGCAAAACAAATCCTGCCACTGCTGGAAAGTAATAATTCCTATCTGAAAATCGCTGCTGCCCGCACCCTCTGGGCCGTTGATCCCGGAAATAAAGAAAACCTGCAACGCATTATTAAAGTCCTTGTTGACAGTCTGCATGTTCCGATTAATGAAATACACTCCAGTGCAGCAGTTGCCCTTGCTGAATTAGGAGCTCCCGCTGTCGAACCTCTTCTGGAACAACTGAAAACAGAGTACAAAGAAAATCACACAGAACAATGTAAGCAAATCTGTGATGTTTTCGCTCACATAGGGGCTCAAGGTGAAGCGGCGATCCCCACATTGATTAAAGCATTGAAAGTAGAAAACCCCGAACTGGTCTGGCATGCTGCCAATGCATTGGGCGCCATCTCTGCCAAACCTGATGAAGTCGTGCCTGCATTAACTCCCCTGTTAAAGAATTCATCCTCCGAAGTGCGGGCCCATGCCGCGATTGCATTAGGAAATTTCGGCAGCGCTGCCAAATCAGCCGTCCCCGAGTTAATCAAACTACTGGCTGATTCGGAACTGAATGTCAAACTGGATGCTGCCTCTGCACTGGGTTCGATTGGACCTGATGCTTCTTCTGCCGTACCAGCACTGGCAAAAGCAATGCAGGACGGCCCAACCGCCTTAACTCTCACCAGCGCCTCTGCCCTGGCATCCATTGGTAAAGCAGCCGTTCCTGAAGTCACTAAACTGTTAAATAAAGACTCTTCTCTCAAACTTCTGGCGATTCACGTTCTGGGTGAAATTGGTACTGAATCGGAAGAATCCATTCCAGAACTGCTGAAACTGACAAAATCAGATGATACGGATATCCGTGAGACCGCCATCGTCAGCCTGGGAGAAATTGGCCCCAAAGCAATCAAAGCAGAACCTGAGCTGATCAAGATTCTGAAAAACAGCACGGGCACAACCAGAAATAAAGCCGTTTATGCGCTTTCGAAAATAGGCAGCAAAAAAGCATTGCCACTCATTAAAAAATACGCTGAGTCAGATTCAGATGATGAACGCTTTCGACTCGTGTGTGCCTGGGCACTCCTGAGAGAAGATCCCACCAACCCAGAAGCTGTGAACGCCGCGTTACCCGGTCTGATCAAGGCACTCTCCGATGAAAACGCGCTGCTCCGCAGAGAGGCAGCCAGTGCCATTGCCTTGTCCGGCCCACTGGCAAAATCTGCTGTTCCCAGTCTGAAAGAAGCGCTCGAGACCGAGCAAGACCAGCGCGTCACCTTTGAAATCATTACGGCCCTGGCAGAAATCGGTCCTCCCGCAGCTGCTGCCATTCCTCTGATCAAACCCTATGTAAACTCTGAAGATATGGTTCTGCGAGTGGTTGCCACGTATGCCCTGGCACGCTTTGGCAAACTCTCTGAGTCGGCTGTTCCCCTGCTGGAAAAAGAACTCAAATTACATAACGAACAGGAAAACGCAGTGACTCTCTGGGCTTTAACAAAAATCGATCCGAGTCCCGCCAGAGCCAAAGCAGCTATTCCGGCCCTGACGGACCTGCTCACAAAACACCCTAACCCGGATGCTCGAGTCGAAGCTGCCATCAGCCTGGGAGAATTTGGAATCAAAACCCCAGAAATCACACAGGCTCTGAAAACTGCAGTGAAAGACAAAGATCCACGCGTGCAGAAAGCGGCTGAAGAAGCATTGAAGAAACTCAACAGCTGA